In Halictus rubicundus isolate RS-2024b chromosome 1, iyHalRubi1_principal, whole genome shotgun sequence, the sequence CGGGACTGTCCACGGTGTACACCGgccgaacatttttttttttccattggAACAGTGTCGTCGCGATCGCGTATTTTTCTATCGAAACCGCATCATCCGCGCACGTTTCTGTTTCCTACGCTCCGTTCCCGAGAGACGTTCCCCATCGATCGCGCGTGTGCAGTGATCAATTACTTAGCTTCGAAGAGGCCCGGTGTGAATCGTCGTCCGTGCAACGTCAGACACGATCTTGCGCCAACGGATGAGCGTGATTCTAGTGGAATGAATGGACGTGACCAGCCTCGGAGACGGTAATAGCCGTGTCGGGAGCACGTGCCTCCTCAATCGAAGAGGACTCGCTGTACCCGGTAGGTCAGCGCGTGCCAAACGATCTGAGGAGTCGACCGTTATGATGTGCCACGCCGGCGAGAGGACTCCGCAGAGAAGCGGCCCAGGAGGATTCCGAGACTATTTTCAGAGCGTCCGAAACAATCGCAGCTTCTGAAAGAGAAAAAAGTTTGGACCGTACGACGCGCAGTCGATAGTCGATAGAAGATACAACGGGGCTGGGAGGAGAAAACGACGACGTGAAGGttcctttttactatttttataaTCGACGAGCGCAGTCGCGCGTGAACCGAGGCCAGAGGAAGATGGACGGAAGACCGAAGATCGAGGTGGTTCGCGTGCCTTCGAACGAACGCGGCAACTTCCGGTCCGTGGACGGTGTCCGCGGCAGCTACAGCCACATTCGCGTGGGCACGTACTGCCCGGAACCGGAAGTCAAACTGGTGGTTTGCGACAGCAAGCCGCCGATCGAACAGTCTCGGAAGTTTAAAAGGTACGCTTACTCTGCGCCCTATTGTTTCTACGCAACCCATTCGTTAAACTAACTGGTCTGTTTTTTCTTCTTCAGGAATTTGGGACCAGTCTCGAAGCTGCTGAGACGTCGCCATCACGCCACATATCTCGCCACCAAATCCTGTGATAACATTTATACCGTGAATAGAAGTAGCAACTCGTTGGACTGGAGGGTTAGTCAGACCGTGAACGAGCAAAGTGAGAATTCCTTTTCTTTCGATTTTGACCGCTAGGCAGTTCTAGTCTCGCGTGAAGAATTCCACGATTGATGCAAGATGCGTTTCAGGCTTCCAATCCCGGCAGAGCGGTAGCCTGGATTGGCGAGTGGGAAGGACCATCAACAAACTGCATTGGAGGGACACCACCAGAAGCGCGGAGCAGCTTTCCAGAAGCGGACCCATCGGCTCTGACCATCTACAAACTCCCAGCACAAAGTATATCTCAGAGATCTTCGTCCGACTCGAATCTCGATCTCGAAGATTCATTCGCAACTCGTTCCTTTTAGATCGAAACTGATCTCGCTGCTGCGACGACTTTCTCCTCGCCTTTCGCGACCCGGCAGCAAAAACTCCCTGCAAGCATCGCCGACGATTTGTCCATGGGTGCAGGTCGAGTACTCCACGGAATCGATCAACGAGGGACTGCAGGAAGAATCCCAGGAGGGCGACATGAGCTTCCAGAGGGAACTGCAGTTGAACGAGCTGAGGAAACGCATGGCAGGGATACCCACCGCCTCTCAGGTGATTAACAAACTGTAGCGAGATTAATTGTAGAGATTATGACGTATCACGTTTCGTGCAATTGGAAGCAATCGATTACCCGGACGTTTGAGTCATCTGGAACGAAGACAAATCGTAGGCGTGTCCGCTAATGGCTTCCGCCtcggtcgcgtcgcgtcggaccGAGCCGAGGCAACCATGATAATTGTAGTTTATTTATTGCTACCGAGTAATCAGCGAACAATCCACGATTCTCTGCTATACTCCATCGACGTGTTTTGCGTGTCAGGTTACCACGAAAATCGTTAAATATgacgaagaggaagaaggaTCGTCTCATCCCAGGATAGAAATGCAACGACtggagaacgactcgaacaacTCCAGCAAATCGTAAGCTTACCATTTTGTTTGTACCTCCTCGCATCTCTCGAGCTTCCCCTGCACCGTACCAAGTAGATACCCTGATCCATGCATGCGCCCGGACTGCACCCAGCTAACGTACTCCTAAGGGATAGCCATGTACGACACCCAATAAACGACTGAGAATGTTTTGTGCACTGTGGTTTTCTTAAGTAGCACGAGTATCCTTGATCGTTTCCCCTAGGACGATTTCAAAAGAAAGAAATGGGATCGAGTATACTTTCTACCAATTGTATACGTCGATAGTATTTATTACTAcactacggatctttatacaaaataaaaattgttcgaatcaACTACGATGTACAAGTGCCAAACAGAAATTCCTATCTTACCTacacatttttattgtaattgtataaaatctgcagtctagcaCTTGTAATATACTTTATCCCATCTCTAATTCCGATTAGACTTCAGTAGAGGTAGAAATAAACAACTCGAACATCCGATGATAAatactgacaatttttattaatacgaATACTATGTTACATTTGACGAGCAAACGATGCTCGCTCGCGATTCATTGTACAATTCCCATCTAGCCAGTCGAATTATTCGTAATATGTACAAATCAGATTGTAGAAGTAACCTGTACAGTAATGATTCACGTATTTGTGGACGCGACAGATGCCCTGGTTTTTGTACACCAGACACAGATGGTTGTTCTTCGTGGGCACATGGATAAGTGCTCCTTCCTGTTCTCCGGGATCGACGTAGTCTATAGTGTCTTCCTCGGGCACATGACTCGTCTGGAATTGCATGATCACGTCCAGAGTTCCAGGTTCGGATCCACTCGTATCGTCCATATCCTCCTCTTGATCGGAACACTCTAGAGAGCAATCCAGAGGATCCGACAAGTAGTCTCCGATATCCGATACGTCCGAGTCATCGGTGTCCAGTGACCTGGCTAATTTCTGCGGCGAAAGATTCTCTAATTTCGACAACGATGATTGCTGAGACaggttcttcttcttcgctCGAGGTGACTTTCCTTTTGGGGTCAGCTTCAGTATATCGTCCTCGTTCATCTCCTCGTCTTCTTTATTACTCGACGGACTATAGCGTCCTGACTCGTCGTTTCTACTATCTTGGCTATCCTTGTTACTTCTGCTAGTCCTCGGTGTGTCCACCGAGTCCTCCATGTACTCGTAGATTTGGTTCACGCTTCCGCTGCTCGGCTTCTTCTCGGCAGGCGAAGCAGCCGACTCGGTGAGCGCAGACCTGTCCGATATCAGCGTGTAGGAGCCCTTGGTCCACCTCTGCAGTTCAATCGTCATCTTCGGCTTCATGGTCTCCTTCTCCGGCACCAGATCCAACTCTGTGTAGTCCTTCAGCAATTGGAACATCGAAATAGACTTGAACATGTTGTAGAACGCTTTCATAAACTCCGGCAAGGTTTCTTCTTTCGCTACCTCGTAATTTCGAATGTCCGCTGGACCGACCTTCTGCCACACAATCGCATCCGACGACAAGTCCGTCTCGAGCTTCTCATAAACATCATCTTTTAGGAAACATGACAAAAATGCGAAGGACTCTTGTTCCATGTCCTGTTGGACCTCCTTGACAATTCCAGGGAACAAGTAACACGTTTTTACCCAATTGTTCAACGATACCCGGTTGTGCACTGGTTCTATGTAGGTCGGCTCAGTCACTGCTCGTGGAGGTCTGGCACTCTCTTTTAAAGGGCCGTGAAACCAACCGTTGATACTCCACCTGGACTTGTCCGGAGAAGTCACTTCGGCCACCTGATGGTAAGAATTATCTACAACCTCAAAAAATACTAGGGAATTATATTCCGGTAGTAGAGATTTCACTACATTTCTGGGCAACCCATTTTCATCCGTGTCAAATAAATCCAATGTCCCGCCATCCTCGATGGTCCAGTTCTTGGAAAGGTATAATATGAAAGCGATCCGTCTATCGCCCATGTTGTCGTCATGACACAATAAGTAGTCTGTGTCCGAATAGCAAGAACTGGTCATGGATATTTTCTTGTTGAGCTGTATCTTGGTGTTGTGCTCCAACCACGTTGCCAGATCGGTTTGGAAAGTTTCGTATAAAAACTTCAGGTTCTTGCTGTCAACGTTGGCCAGATCGCTGGTCTGCTCGAACTGGTACAGGTCAATGCTGTTTCTTCTGCTCTTCACATCCAACAATTCATTCTTTATCTCGTCCATTAAATCCTCATTGCAGAGAAAATTTGAAATCTTGCACATTCTAAAGGGTTTCGATATCACTTCTAGATTATCCTTCTTGAAGTCATTGAAATTATGCCAGTGCTCGCAGAAGAGTTTCTGAAACTCAGGAGAATAGACATGATTCGAGATAATGGAATGTTTGAGCTTCTTTATATCCGGTTCCTCCTGGGCCATAACTTTGTGCGTTCCTTGCGTCACCGATCGAGTATTGCAGCTTCTGTTTCCTTATGCTATCAGTCTTTTCGAAATCTAGCTACCGTGAACACGTTAACAGTGCATATCCCTGTTTAGTTGACTTATTAGAAGTAGCTTCTATAAATTGACGTCGTACTATAAACTAGATCACATATTTTCTTCCTATCTAAGTACATAGATATGCGTCGTTCTGCGCTTCAAATACATACATTCTCCATGCATTAAAAATTGTGTTCTCGACGGGAAAAAACGAAAGAATACACGAGTTATCTGATCGGCCTCGTGTCGCTCAGAATATCATCCTATAAGGTTACCCCGTTTGGAGCGATATACACGCGCGCTCGACGATTGACAATGTCGGCTCGGTGTTGTTTTCCATTCAGTGGAAAAACGAGTCTCGTTCTTTCCGCATCGCGTCGTCCTGATAAGAGAGATATCACAGGTTTTCTAAATGCACTCAGCAAACGTAGCGGCGCTTGTTTCTCTCGTTCGGTACACGCGGCCCACGTGGTCGGTCCGAGCCGCACGTGTTCTGAAAGTAGTCGGTCGAAAAACTCGATTAATAAAGTTTCGCTTCATTCCACGGTCGTTCCGCCACCGTGCAAATAAACGAACGTGCTCACGAACTAGAAGTGTCACTCGCGCGACAACTACGTACCAGAAGAATTGCACGTGCGTCCAAATTTAGCGAACTAGGCCCGTCGCTCCGTGTCACCTCGCGGTTGCATTCTGCCCAGGGACAGCTACTACCGCTGGCGAAAACGTCGATTCGATCGAACCCAGGGACGTCGCGAATTATTCGCGAGCCCCGACCGCCGCGTTTCTATCGCTATCAACCTCACAGGAATTACGTAACACGTTTTCCGGACTTGCGAAATTGTTACTTAACCCAATTTTCAACCAACTTTGTCGTCCGTGAAAAATAATTATCCGAAATTTCCCCTCAGCGACTGAAATGTACCATACAATTTTTTTGCGATTAATTTCTCGATAGAATTTTACTGAATCTATGGCTTCTAAAACTCGATTAATTTCGTAATAAACCGTAAAACATGACGGGATGACAGAAAAACAGAAAGTAACGCTTTGCagatatctttttttttatcgataatatctaaaaaatgtttaaaataggTTTCAAAGAGTTCAGATTCTTTATTCTTATTATGCAATGTTATAAATTCCCCaggaatttttatgcatttatgataaaacttCTAGAAATATACGTAGCAAAATCtttcatgaaattttatttttacaacatTCTGAATTCATTGAaactttcatttaaattttatgGTTGTAGGTTATAGAAGATAcattttgtaatgaaaatccacaatctagttATAAAATTGTACCTCTgtctccattaaaaaaaaactatttaaaAGATAACAGAAAGAAGTTTTTTCAtttaatatacatttttataaactgcTATTTAATTATTTGGTACGTGTAAAGGCGTAAATGCACTTGATAAAATGTCGCAAAGAGTTAAACAATTGAATTGGTGTGAAAATCAGTGCATGCATCGAGGTTGGTAGTTTTGACGTTCTCGAATTGTCCCGCGCTTGGCGGCGCTCTCGATTTAGCGATCGACCGTGGCGCGGCGCTCGACTCGCTCGTGTCAAGATGGCGGCAGCAGTAGTTCACGTTTGACGGGTGCCGTTGGTTGCATGGAAATTCGGGGCACACCCTGACCGTTAAAATTGTCGAGAGTGTGAGATCGTCGCGTCGAATGCTCGATCCTCGTGAAATCCTGAAGTGAACGGCCGATCGCAGATCCTGGAGCCGGGCAGCGAGCACCAACAGCCGCGCATACGTGAGTAACCGAACCAAACACGCTGCTGCCCGACAGCCCACACGTACACACGGCAACGGCGTGTCACAAAGTTCCCCTGATCCTTTATTTCACGGGCTCGTTTTCGAATCCCGGCTACCTGTCAGGGTTCGCCGCCTTCTCCCTCAACGGGGCCACGCACGCGTTGCGATTTATCGGCGCGACGAGTTGTTACGTCCGATCGCAACGGTTTCCAATATAACAAGCAATTTTATCGCTCGCAGTTTTTCACCGTGCACCTATCGATCTGTCGCGCTACAAATCGCGTCGGAATCCACCAGGATTCTGGACACGGTCCGAGGAAAAACTATTCATACACCGTTGACTTTTGCTTTCACCTGTTCATGCTATTTTCTCTGCGTCAAAATTGTGTCAGGCTATCTCTCGTTCACTTGCAAAATGCAGGCTGATTTGAATAGTACTTAGCCTCGTTTCTCGCCAAGGATTGCATCCTTGATTCAGAGCAAGTAGAAATAAAAGTCACTAGGGGTCGGATCGGGGGGTTGTTCCAACCGTGGAGTTCCTTCGATTTTTCCGAGTAAAATAGTTCGTACAACGAAGACATTTTTAGTCGACTATTTAGAATTTGAAATCGTTTAACTCGTCTATTCAATTTCATAGTAAAAAAGGGTGTGATCGAAGGACTCGGGTCAGCTTCAAAGGGGTTACTTCGAGGACGATGACACCATGTTCGATTAACTGTATAGCTGTCCCTCATTTTTCCAAAGTCTGACAGATTGTTACGTGTACAGGAGAAACTGCGATAAATCGCAACGTTTTCGGCCCGTCAAAATCGCACGTACCCTACTCGTCTCGCACACCGACGAATTCacattttcttgtttcattctcATCACCTACATCTCACTGTTTCCTTAAGTAACTAGGCTGTGGAGCTTTATTTGTAGGACTGAAAAATATGCGCAAAATGCTGATGTTTCTGTAATCTGTTTGTGATAACTTGTTTGTCTACTTAGGGGTTGTATATAAAATAGCTAGgttaaggaacccaattactgtgcctacattaattatacttatttttaaagcatactggatattaaaatatcttctttttaatatttattatgctttaaaaatattaattaatatatgcATGGTAATTGATATactcacagtaattggatcctttATCCTAAATAGTAAAAACGAATAAAGTCCGCAGGCTAGTATTCGATTCTTTCGGGTGCGGCGTCGCAAAAAATGTAGAACACGGTCGGTATATCTGTAATGAGGTCTATGTAATAATTGGTACTTATTATTGTGGAACGAGGGTGGGGTCTCGCGGTTGAATTCGGCGAGGAGAACAGGCGGTCAGGACACTCGGCAGCCCTCAGTCACCttttgtttgtgtcgcgagcaCGTTGTGCCCGAGAGGAGACAGTTACTATAGCGAGTCGAGTATACCGAACGCGCAGTGTCTATCGACAAAATTCTCGGTTTCCCGTGGATCCCTGAGGATTCCTCCGGTATCTGCGTGTGCCCTGTTTCCTCGTCGAGGCATCGTCGGCCTTGAACCGGATTGTTGCTGGCCTACTGCCGACCATTATGGCGTGAAGGAGCTTTCGaattttcaaatctttctctctctctccctcttggCCGCGTCCCTGGAGATCGCAGGTGAGTCAGGTGGAATCCATTAGCAATCTGTCCCTTTTCATTGGAATGCTCCTGCGGATGCACGCTGCAGCTTGCACCGCGCAGGACCCATTTTGTATTTCTTGACTCGCTGACTCTTAGGATAGGAAGACGCTTTCGTttccaacttttttttttagataaaaattgaaacgaaaGCGCCATCAGAATTCCGTAGACCGTTCGGTTAATCTTTTGTGTCTGCCAGATCTTTGTGTGCAAGTTACTAATTAATCTGTTTTTTTAATGTTAGCGGTGGATGTCTGTAGagatcaaccctttgcactcgaagccattttaactgcaaaacgaaacatttcttccgacctgaaatgttcagtaatttattaaatacaaagaaatttaataatgtgaaaaatattttgaacgatgatacagcaatttttagtggcgccttacagtcgccattcgagtgctaagggataATAAAGAAACGGCGAAGAAGCTTGTTAGACTGgaagaatatttttccgtgCTCGATCGTTCTATGTGCAGTTTACATGCGTTTTGAATGTAAAGGATCGATAGAGTACATTTGAAAGTAAGATCATCTACGTTTTACGCGATTCCGTCTACGTGGTGTCGTGGATGTTCGTTTCCGACCATAAGTGGTTATCGATTGCCAAAGGGAGCAACGTCTCTCCCACGTCGTAGTACGTTTTTCTTCGCAGGCTGTCGTGTTTCCGCGTTCAGTAACGATCGCCGACTAGATATGAGAAAACGTTGCGAAACCGTGCGAGTTTAAGCTCCGAAGAAGCTCTCGAAACGTGACGATAGTTCGCGTGTCGACGCGACGACGGTAGCGTGTTCTGTTAGGAAAATTTCCTTAAACGGAAAATGTACGAACTACCTTGAATCGTGCTCAATTAAAACGGCACGCGATATTAAGCTCGAAAAGGTCTTAACCGCGTAGCCTCTAGCTGGAAACGAGCTTTTAAAGCGATGGGAATTTCCGGCATACGCGGAAATCCATTTTACCTTCACTCGGAGAGGACGAGTAAACTCGTCGTTCCCATGATTTCTCGTCGTCCCAATTTAGTTAGAGATTCGTATAAAATACCGCGTTATAAGAAACTCGGAATTAGTACAAGTCAGGTCAAATTAAATTGGTGCAAATCGAATCGCAATTTTTGTTCCGCGTTATACGAAATTCGGAATTAATTCGAATCTCGTTAAATTAGATACCGAACGCAATTTTTGTTATGACAGGAGAGTTTATGGTGATCGCATCGTCGTTTGTTCCTCTTGGTTTATGTCGATCTGAATATTAAATGGCAGCGTGCCCTCCTATTCGACCTTCGAGAAGGTTTCCTACTGGAATTCCATCGATTTAAAGGGCTTGTGGGGAACGTCCGCGGTTCCATGCGCCTTGGACGGCGATGAGGTAGGTCATTCCCCTTTTTTTCTCCTTCGACGACGGAATACCATCGACGAGATGCCAAGTGGCTCGTTTAACGATTGCGCCACTCGAACCACTAAGCCGTGTCGGTCGTGGCATTAAAGTGTACTGTTAAACTCGGCAATGCGTCCATTAATGTTGCCGTGCATACGGTTTCTTTTACACCGTTCCTCGTACACTCAACACCTTACTCGTCCTTCTTGGAAAACGGACCTTATCCTAGCTCGGAAAGGGCCTCCACCTTCCTACCGATCAGCTTCTCGAAAACCATTTAAAGCCTGCTGCTATCTTCTACCGTGCACATTGGAAtcgtttttaaatattccaatcGATCAATCTTTCAATTTTCGTCGACTCGAAACCACGAGAGAATTGGACTTGTCTGCAAACAGATAGATTTACTTGGAAGTTGAAGCGGTTAGAGCTCTCTGCGAAACAAAGTTTGGCGCAAGGTTGATTCGAACTTGCGGATTTTGACCATTGTCCACCGGTGCAAGGTTACAAAAGGGGATCGGTCGTGGGCTACCCTCGTCACTTTTCCGTCTACCTGCGTAGCTCGTCGAAAACCGGCGATGATGCGCGTTCGTTTTGCTCGAACGGAACCGATCCATCCGGTGACGTTCGAGACTCGCCGAGACACCTGGTACGAACCGTGTCTCGAACCGTTACGCGTTTCTTCGACGCGAGATTCATCCGCTTACCCGTGTCGTCCGATTTTGCTCGGCGCAGGATCTTCCCTCGAACTGGATCGCCGAATACGAAGCCGGCGCGGCGGGATGAATTGTAATATCGCGTGGCCGACACAATTATTCTCGCGCGGGAACCTGTTACACAGCTACGCGGTCGTATATGGCGTTAACGTTCCAGTTATCGACCTTACGAGATCGTTTTTACTCGGATCGGTCGGATTAATTCGATTCGTCGGGACCCGTTCCCGCGGTCGCAAGAAACGTCCGAGCAAGAACGATTTCGTAATGGTGCTTAATCGCTCGAATTCGTCTCGTAATCGCGCGGAACCCGTTCAAAAGAAGACCCCGAGGATTGTTAAAAATTTTGCACGCGCTGCAGAGCATCCGGGACAGCGCGAAGAATCGGCGAGCGTTCGCTCGGATCGCCGGGACGACAATAATAATTTCGTAAGGACGTGGAACGGCGACACGCTCGAATACGTCCGTCGTCGGCCGCCGCAAAAATATGCCGACCgtgtttttcttctttcctgCTGCTCGCAAGGACAGTCCGCTATCAGCGCGAACTCGTTTTTTTAACGGGTTTAGACCTGGCGGCTGGAAACCGCACACAAACGATctatttcaaaaaaaaaaaaaaaaggagagaaacAGCTCTCGGCATCGTCCAGTTGATTTTCTGCGAATTTATTTTTTGCTCGAGCGGGCTTGGAGACGCAATGCCGCAGTTCGCACCTGAACGCAACAGCAAACGCGTTCTCGTCGAAGCGACGGTGCAGCACCGGAATCGCGTACACGGCATAGTTAGTAGAGTGCGACGGAATCGAAGCGAGTCGGCGGCATTGTCAAACGAAATTCTGGGTGGTCCGTGAACATCTTGGCCCAATTGTCTCGTCGGCAGCCGAAGCGCGCGTCCTTGCTTTTACTTCCTACGGAACGCACTCTACTTTTAATCGTGGAATTCTCGGTCGCGTGGACTCGCCGCGAAAGCAAATCTCCCTCCCCCCGGAAAAAGTAGAACGCCGAACCTAGTCGGCGCGGCTGCTTGTGTTTTTTATGTTCTCGCGGTGTGACGCAAGCCGATCCTCCGATTAACATTCGACCGGCAGCGAGAATCGATTCCACCATCGGACGAGCATGGATCGTCCTCGTTACGGCTCGCCTGTTCTATCAAGCGTCGCGTGTAACGTGGAAAGAATGCAGTCGTCCGCGAGGAAACGGATACGTTTCCCACAATTCTACCCGCGGCGGTTATTTCAAGAACGAGTTGCTCGGGTCgcgttgaaaaattgaattgtgCGGAATCggacgagggggggggggggcactttCGTTCCTCCTACTCGCTAATCCGGTGGGAAATGTTAGAATTCCGAGTAACGGAGTCATTCGAGCACAGTAGGTCACCATGCGGCTACTTTGAATTCGATTTTCCCTGATGGAACCGCGATACCGATCCGTATCGATCACAACGCGACGCAAACTTCTTTCTCCACTAGAACCTTTCTGAAATATTAGGTCATCCCATGAGTTGCTCGTTTATAGCTCTCGACATCAGCACCGAACATCATTCGACaacttgttaaaaaatttgcagAACCTCGAAATTTGTTTCGCTATCATCGTTCCTGTGGAAATCTAGCTCGTTTAAAGGCGCGCATAAATATTCCAGGAGTGCGCTTATCGTGGCGCAACCGTGGAATTGCATCTTAATGTCGATCAACAACCGAAACGACGCGCAACTCTCGATTCCGCGGCTTCGGTATCGCTCGACAAAGTTTCTTTATCGCACGAGAAGCCCGAGACCGTCGAATTAATGCGGATATCGCCGATAAGAGCGCAATAAACCGAGTCGCTCTTCGCGCTGCACTGGTGCCGTGGTGCAGCTGTTGCGTTTCTTAGTCCGGTCGTTACATCTGCGTCGATCGTAACGCAATTCCGTGGCCGTGCGATTCGTTGGCGTGACTTTGCGATCGCAGCGAACTCGGACACGACCGGTTCAAACGTTTCAAACAGCTGTGGCTTCCGTGACGATGCAACTTCTCTCTATCCAGTAACCTTTTCCCCCTTCGATCCTTTCGCTCCGAGTGATTGCAGTGACCGCGCGAGCAGGCGTTACCCTGGACAAATTTGTCGATCGTTGTCGTGTCTCGTCGTTTTCGCGATCCACGGAATATGTAGCGCAGTTCGATCTTGATGGAACTGATGGTTGCATCTCCATATATCGACAATTGAAAACGCAATTAAACCGCGGATGATTGTTCGGAGCTCGGCGGAACGAACGCCCCGCACGGGTAAAGAGGGCTCGATGGCACGCGACATCGCGAGAACGCCTCGGGAAACGGGCAATTACTCTCGCGAGCGAAACCGGAAGTCCTGACGGTCCCGCGGAGAGAAGACGCGCACGCGGAAACCACTCTCGAACGAGACCGCGAGAAACGTTTGTTTCATCTCGCGACCCGTTTCACGCTCCGCGTCTCCCGACCTTAATTTCCGAAAGTTCCACTACTTTTTGTTATCGTGCTCTCAAAATATCTCGGCTATTTTTTTCGAACGAGCTCTTCAGCGAGACTGGAACTACAGTGGACGCGTCCCTCGAGAGCGCTGTGCATAGAAACACGCTCGGCCGGAACACACCTATTCTTCCTTTGTCGAGGAGCCTAGCCGGGGTCCGTTTTGCGCGATACCTCACACCTACCGGTTCTGGACGATCGATAAAGGGAACGGAGAACCACGGATCGTTTGCTCGCCAACCCAGAAACGGATCGACGATTTTCGTCTCGAATTTCTCTGCTTCGCGAGTCTCGTGACACGTGTGAAACGCCTCTGAGATAGCGACACCAGCAAGTCGAACAATATTTGCAAACAAGTGAAACACGCTTCTGCATGTTGTATGCGCACCTTAACTTCGGTTACCTGTTGGCTGGTGACGTCAATCGAACGAAACGGATATAAACGGCGAGTATCAGCCTAAAAGCGTAGGAATTGATCGAGCGAATCTAGCGAAACAGCGTTCGCGTGTTCAGCGATGACGGAATAATCGCCCAGAGT encodes:
- the Sud1 gene encoding prolyl 3-hydroxylase sud1; translation: MAQEEPDIKKLKHSIISNHVYSPEFQKLFCEHWHNFNDFKKDNLEVISKPFRMCKISNFLCNEDLMDEIKNELLDVKSRRNSIDLYQFEQTSDLANVDSKNLKFLYETFQTDLATWLEHNTKIQLNKKISMTSSCYSDTDYLLCHDDNMGDRRIAFILYLSKNWTIEDGGTLDLFDTDENGLPRNVVKSLLPEYNSLVFFEVVDNSYHQVAEVTSPDKSRWSINGWFHGPLKESARPPRAVTEPTYIEPVHNRVSLNNWVKTCYLFPGIVKEVQQDMEQESFAFLSCFLKDDVYEKLETDLSSDAIVWQKVGPADIRNYEVAKEETLPEFMKAFYNMFKSISMFQLLKDYTELDLVPEKETMKPKMTIELQRWTKGSYTLISDRSALTESAASPAEKKPSSGSVNQIYEYMEDSVDTPRTSRSNKDSQDSRNDESGRYSPSSNKEDEEMNEDDILKLTPKGKSPRAKKKNLSQQSSLSKLENLSPQKLARSLDTDDSDVSDIGDYLSDPLDCSLECSDQEEDMDDTSGSEPGTLDVIMQFQTSHVPEEDTIDYVDPGEQEGALIHVPTKNNHLCLVYKNQGICRVHKYVNHYCTGYFYNLICTYYE